The region GGATCTTCGAGGAGGCGGGGCTGCCGGCGGGCGTGCTCAACGTCGTCGTCACCGACATCGCCGAGATCGGTGATGCGCTCATCGAGCACCCGGTGCCCAAGACGATCTCCTTCACCGGCTCCGAGAAGGTCGGCCGGCATGTCGCGACGGTCGCCGCGTCCCACTTCAAGCACTCGGTGCTGGAGCTGGGGGGCAACAGCGCACTGGTCGTCCTCGCCGACGCCGATATCGACTACGCGGTGGACGCCGCCGTCTTCAGCCGCTTCGTCCACCAGGGCCAGGTCTGCATGGCCGCCAACCGCGTGCTCGTGGACCGCGCCGTGGAGCGGGAGTTCACCGAGAAGTTCGTCGCCCGGGTCGCGGCCCTGAAGGTGGGCGACCCCACCGATCCGCAGACCCATATCGGCCCGCTGATCAACGAGGGGCAGGCCGAGGCGATCGCCTCGCTGGTGGACCGTGCGGTCGCCGACGGCGCCTCGGCGCTCCTGCACGGCGAGACCCGCGGCACCCTGGTGGCGCCGAGCGTGCTGAGCGGGCTGCCGGAGGACTCCCCGCTGCTGCAGCAGGAGATCTTCGGGCCCGTCGTGGTGCTGGTCCCGTTCGACGGGGACGACGAGGCGGTGCGGCTCACCAACGCGACGCCGTACGGGCTGAGCGGTGCCGTGCACACCGCCGACATCGAGCGCGGTGTGCGGTTCGCCAAGCGCATCGAGACGGGGATGTTCCACGTCAACGACGCCACGGTGCACGACGAGCCGATCGTGCCGTTCGGCGGCGCCAAGAGCTCCGGGGTGGGGCGGCTGAACGGCGACGCGATGGTGGAGGCCTTCACCACCACCAAGTGGATCTCCATTCAGCACGGGCGGTCGCAGTTCCCGTTCTGAGGTTCGCGCGGATCCGCGGCGCCCGATGGCGAGTTGCGGACAGAAGCTGACCGCAAGGGCTCCTACCTTGAGTGATGTCGAAAGGCGGACGGCGAACTGCCGGCCGTCGAAGGATGTCAGGAAAGGCGGATCCCATGCCCACTCACGTTCTGGCCGAGGACCACGGCGACGAGGCCGGCGCGCTGCTGGCCTTCCTGGAGGCCCAGCGGGGCGGGCTGCGGCGGGCGGTCCTGGGGCTGACCGAGGCCCAGGCGGCCCTGCGCCCGACCGCCAGTGAGCTGTCGCTGGCCGGGCTGGTCAAGCATGTCGCGGAGACCGAGCAGACCTGGCTCGAGACCGCGCAGGAGCGGCCGCACTCCATCGAGCGGAACGCCGAGAACTGGCACCTGAGCTTCCAGCTCGCGGACGGCGGGCGGGTGGCGGACGTGCTGGAGTTCTGGGACGGGGTCGCGCGGCGTACGGAGGAGTTCATCCGCTCCGTGAGCCTGAACGACACCTTCCCGCTGCCCGCGGCGCCGTGGTTCCCGCCGGAGGCCCGGCAGTCGATGCGCTGGCTGGTGCTGCACCTGATCGAGGAGACGGCCCGGCACGCCGGTCACGCCGACATCCTCCGTGAGTCCCTGGACGGCAAGACGGCTTTTGCGCTGGTGGACGAGGAGAGCAGGGTGCTGCAGGGGTGAGCGCGGGCTCCTCCGGGGGCGCCCTGGCCCCTGTCGTCAGGGCCTAGGCTGACGACAGGGGCGCGTGAGCAGAGAGGTGACGATGTCGGCGATCCGGCTGTTGGTACTGGGCGCCGTGCGGCAGCACGGCCGGGCGCACGGCTATCAGGTGCGCAACGACCTGGAGTACTGGGGCGCCCATGAGTGGTCCAACGCCAAGCCCGGCTCGATCTACCACGCGCTCAAGCAGATGGCGAAGCAAGGGCTGCTGCTCGACCATGACATCGCGCCCAGCACCGCCGGCGGTCCGCCGCGTACCGAGTACGAGCTGACCGCGGCGGGCGAGGCCGAGTACTTCGCGCTGCTGCGCACGGCGCTCTCCCAGCACGACCAGAAGCTCGACATGCTCAGCGCGGGCATCGGCTTCGTCGTGGATCTGCCGCGGGCCGAGGCGGTGGCGCTGCTCAAGGAGCGGGTGCGGGCGCTCGAGGAGTGGCGGAGCACGGTCACCGACTACTACACGCCCGAGGAAGGGCCCGGCCGGCTCGGCCACATCGGCGAGATCATGAACATGTGGGTGCACGCGGCGGACAGCGGTGCCGCGTGGACGCACGGGCTGATCGAGCGGATCGAGGGCGGGGCGTACGTCTTCGCCGGTGAAGGCGAGCCGTTCGTCGGGGTGCTGGCCGACGGGCAGGAGAACCCGTACGCGAGCAAGGACGCGCGCCCGGACCGCTCGCGTGCGGACCGTCCGGGGGCGGCCGGCGACGGTGCGGGCGACGGCGGTACGGACCACGGCGTCACCGCCGCGGAAACTCATTAATCAAGTTTGACCAATGCGCACGGCGGAGTTATCTTCCTGAGTAAGTAGTCAAACTTGACTATGGGAGGGAGATGTCGTGGCTGACCGCGATCAGGCGATCGTCGTCGAAGGACTGCACAAGCACTACGGCACCACAGCGGCCCTGGACGGGCTGGATCTGACCGTCCCGCCCGGCACCGTGCACGGGGTCCTTGGCCCCAACGGCGCCGGCAAGACCACCCTCGTGCGCATCCTGTCCACCCTGCTGCGGCCCGACGCCGGCCGGGCCGAGGTGGCCGGCTTCGACGTGCTGCGGCAGCCGGACGAGGTGCGGCGGCGGATCGGGCTGCTCGGGCAGCACGCCGCGGTCGACGAAGAGCTCGGCGGGCGGCAGAACCTGGAGATGTTCGGGCGGCTGTTCCACCTCGGGGCGCGCCGGGCGGGCGAGCGTGCGGACGAACTGCTGGAGCGGTTCGGACTCGCCGATGCCGGCCGCAAGGCGGTACGCCACTACAGCGGCGGGATGCGGCGCCGGCTGGATCTGGCGGCCGGTCTGGTGCTGGCGCCGCGGATCCTCTTCCTGGACGAGCCGACGACCGGGCTCGACCCCCGCGGGCGTACCGAGGTGTGGCAGGCGGTGCGTTCGCTGGTCGACGGTGGGACGACGGTGCTGCTGACCACGCAGTACCTGGAGGAGGCCGACCAGCTCGCGGACCGGATCTCGGTGGTCGACGGCGGCAGGGTGGCCGCGGCCGGTACCCCCGACGAGCTGAAGTCCGCCACCGGGGGCGACCGGATCGATGTCGTCCTGCGCGAGGCCCGTCAACTGGACCGGGCGGCCGCGCTGTTGGCGGAGGCGCTGGCGCGGGTGGCGGGCGGCGGTGCGGTCGGGGTGGACGCGGACGCACGGCGGCTGAGCGTGCCGGTCGCCGACCGGATGGTGGCGCTGACGGAGACCGTACGGGTGCTGGGCGCGGCGGGCGTCGAGGCGGTGGACCTCGCGGTGCGGCGCCCGACGCTGGACGAGGTGTTCCTGCAGCTGACGGGGGACGGCGCGAAGGAGAGGGGCGGCCCCGGAGTGCCGGCGGCCGCGACGGTGCGCGGGGACGAGGAGGGCGCGGCGGTATGAGTGGCGCGATGTGGGCGGTCACCGATTCCTGGACGATGACCCGGCGCGGGTTCGCGCACTGGGCGCGGCAGCCGGTGCAGGTCGTCGTCGGCCTGGTCTTCCCGGTGATGATGCTGCTGATGTTCGGCTGCTTCCTGGGCGGCGGGATGGCCGTGCCGGGCGGTGGCGACTACACGGAGTACCTGGTCCCGGGGATGTTCGCGCTCACCATGGCGTTCGGCCTCGAAACGACGATGACCGCGGTGACACAGGACCTCGGCAGGGGGGTGCTCGACCGCTTCCGGTCGATGCCGATGACGCCGTCCGCGGTCCTGGTCGGCCGCAGCATCCTGGACATGGTGCAGTCCGCGCTGAGCCTGCTGGTGATGGTCGGAGCGGGCCTGGCGATGGGGTGGCGCTGGCACGGCGGGCCGGCCGGTGCGCTGTCCGCGGTGGGCCTGCTGCTCCTGCTGCGGTTCGCCATGCTGTGGATCGGTATCCATGTGGGGCTGGTGGCGGGCCGGCCGGAGCTGGTGCAGGCCGTGCAGATCCTGGTCTGGCCGGTCGGCTTCCTCTCCAACGCCTTCGTCTCCGCCGCGTCGATGCCCGGCTGGCTGGGCGCGGTCGCGGAGTGGAACCCGCTGTCGGCGACGGCGGGTGCGGTACGTGAGCTGTTCGCCAACCCCCGTTGGACCGGGGACAG is a window of Streptomyces caniferus DNA encoding:
- a CDS encoding PadR family transcriptional regulator, with the protein product MSAIRLLVLGAVRQHGRAHGYQVRNDLEYWGAHEWSNAKPGSIYHALKQMAKQGLLLDHDIAPSTAGGPPRTEYELTAAGEAEYFALLRTALSQHDQKLDMLSAGIGFVVDLPRAEAVALLKERVRALEEWRSTVTDYYTPEEGPGRLGHIGEIMNMWVHAADSGAAWTHGLIERIEGGAYVFAGEGEPFVGVLADGQENPYASKDARPDRSRADRPGAAGDGAGDGGTDHGVTAAETH
- a CDS encoding ATP-binding cassette domain-containing protein; protein product: MADRDQAIVVEGLHKHYGTTAALDGLDLTVPPGTVHGVLGPNGAGKTTLVRILSTLLRPDAGRAEVAGFDVLRQPDEVRRRIGLLGQHAAVDEELGGRQNLEMFGRLFHLGARRAGERADELLERFGLADAGRKAVRHYSGGMRRRLDLAAGLVLAPRILFLDEPTTGLDPRGRTEVWQAVRSLVDGGTTVLLTTQYLEEADQLADRISVVDGGRVAAAGTPDELKSATGGDRIDVVLREARQLDRAAALLAEALARVAGGGAVGVDADARRLSVPVADRMVALTETVRVLGAAGVEAVDLAVRRPTLDEVFLQLTGDGAKERGGPGVPAAATVRGDEEGAAV
- a CDS encoding DinB family protein — protein: MPTHVLAEDHGDEAGALLAFLEAQRGGLRRAVLGLTEAQAALRPTASELSLAGLVKHVAETEQTWLETAQERPHSIERNAENWHLSFQLADGGRVADVLEFWDGVARRTEEFIRSVSLNDTFPLPAAPWFPPEARQSMRWLVLHLIEETARHAGHADILRESLDGKTAFALVDEESRVLQG
- a CDS encoding aldehyde dehydrogenase family protein encodes the protein MSYFDELAYQFIDGEWRSGSGSWDIVDFNPYNGEKLTSIPVATVEEIDQAYRAAERAQREWGATNPYTRRLVFERALRIIDDREAELAETIAAEVGGTLVKVGFELHLAREFLREAIQLALRAEGRILPSPIDGKENRLYRLPVGVVGVISPFNFPFLLSLKSVAPALALGNAVVLKPHQNTPVCGGGLVARIFEEAGLPAGVLNVVVTDIAEIGDALIEHPVPKTISFTGSEKVGRHVATVAASHFKHSVLELGGNSALVVLADADIDYAVDAAVFSRFVHQGQVCMAANRVLVDRAVEREFTEKFVARVAALKVGDPTDPQTHIGPLINEGQAEAIASLVDRAVADGASALLHGETRGTLVAPSVLSGLPEDSPLLQQEIFGPVVVLVPFDGDDEAVRLTNATPYGLSGAVHTADIERGVRFAKRIETGMFHVNDATVHDEPIVPFGGAKSSGVGRLNGDAMVEAFTTTKWISIQHGRSQFPF
- a CDS encoding ABC transporter permease; this encodes MSGAMWAVTDSWTMTRRGFAHWARQPVQVVVGLVFPVMMLLMFGCFLGGGMAVPGGGDYTEYLVPGMFALTMAFGLETTMTAVTQDLGRGVLDRFRSMPMTPSAVLVGRSILDMVQSALSLLVMVGAGLAMGWRWHGGPAGALSAVGLLLLLRFAMLWIGIHVGLVAGRPELVQAVQILVWPVGFLSNAFVSAASMPGWLGAVAEWNPLSATAGAVRELFANPRWTGDSWAAGHGLLLAVVWPLVLLAVFFPLAVRRYRRLGH